Within Candidatus Hydrogenedentota bacterium, the genomic segment GCGGTCGGCAGCAATGACTACGCCCTGGGCCTCATTGTCGAGCGCCTCACCCACAGCAGGTACTGGCCGGAAATGGCCATCTTCGTCATTGAAGACGACGCCCAGGACGGCCCCGACCACGTGGACGCGCGCCGCACCATCGGTTTCGCCATCAGCCCCTATATCCGCCGCCAGACCGTGGACAGCACCTTCTATACGACCTCATCGCTGCTGCGCACCATGCAGTTGCTCCTCGGCCTGCCGCCCATGAGCCAGTTCGACGCCTCGGCGAATCCCATGTATCGAAGCTTCTCCGACGTGGCCGATCTCGCGCCCTACACCCACCTCGAACCGACCACCGACATCAACGCGCTCAACGAAAAGACCGCCTGGGGTGCGAAGGAATCCATGGAGATGGACTTCTCCGAGTTCGACCGCATGCCCATGGCCCAGTTCAACGAGATCATCTGGAAAAACGCCAAGGGTCCCGACAGCGAGATGCCCCTGCCGGTTCATCGCTTCGTGGCCGCCAGCCTGGTGGAGGAATAAGGGAACGGCGTGTCCTCAGTCCGTCTGCGGACCCGCGATGAGATTAAGCAACTTGTCCAGGCGCGCCACGTTCATCTTGCGGAATTCCACCGCATCCTCGTGGGTGAAGAGGTGCAGATAGCGAAGCGCCAGCAGATAGAGGCCAACAAAGACGACACCGAGGATCACGATGGTCGGCAGGCTCGCGTAGGCACCCAGCCAGGGCGCGAAAATGCGATCGAAGCGCGGCGCAAGCAGGGAAAGGCCCCAGGCGCCGCCAAAGAGCACCGCCGAATGGCGCAGAAAGAAACTCATGGGGAAGTAGATGCCCCCGATGATCCGGCGCGCCACATACAACCGGATGGGAATGGTCAGGGCAAAGGTCAGCACCACGGCGGCCGTCGCGCCCAGGATCTGGTACTTCGGGATCAGCACGTAATCCAGCACCAGATTGACCACAATCGTCATATAAAGCAGGGGGGTCATGGCCAGCACCTTCTCCTTGGCAATGATGGCCATGGACAGGGGGACGGACATGAAACCGAGAAGGTGGATTACAAAGAACCAGCTCGCCACCTGTCCCGCCTGATTGTTCTCGCTGGGGAAGAAGAGTCCAAAGATCTCCGGCGAGAAAAAGGCGCCAAAGGCCGACATGGGCAGCAGGACCAGGATGAGGACTTTGTAATACGTGCGGATCAGGCGTCCCAGGCAATCGGGGTCGCGGGCATAGGACTCGGAAACGGCCGAAGTAAAGAGGCCATGCACCGCGAAGGGGAGGAGGGTGAGGAACATCTGGGTCTGGCCCACGCCGAGATCATAGATGCCCACCACGGCCGCCGGGGCCGACGCGGAAAGGAAAACCACCTCGGAATAGCGCTGCATGATCAACTGGCCCGACTGGTTCAGCAGGCTGGCCCATCCCAGCGAGAAAAGCCGGCGTGAGCCGATGGCCTCGTCGTCTTCGCCGTTCCAGTCCAGCTTCCCGAGGTAGCGAAAGAGCCACCAGGCTCCGTAGACCGAGATGATCGCCAGCGCCACCGTCTGGGCGCTCAGGGCCATGCCCGCGATCCGGTACGCCTCGGGGGAAAGCGCCACAAGGAGCAGCCCCACCAGCAGGAGTCCCTGCACCGCCGACTGCACCGCCGTCGCCGCCACGCAGTACAGCGAGGTCATGACGACGTCGAGGTAGTTGCGAAAGGCGCGCGCCGCCACAAACAGGAGTACCGCCCAGAGCAGCGGCGTGGTGCTGCCGGTGAACTCGCCGGAGCCCACACCGAAAAAATAGCGATCCAGCGCCGGTTTTGCCGCAAAGAGCAGCGCGCCGCAAACCACCAGGGAGGCGGCCTCCCAACCGCAGGTCGTGCGAATCAGGCGGAGGAGGCCGGATTTGTTCTGCTGTACTTGAAGCTCGGGGATAAATCGCGCGAGGGACGTGCTCAGGCCGAGTCCGCAGAAGACGATAAGCACCTCCGCCAGGGTTCGGCATTTCGTGAGCACGCCGTACTCGGACTGCCCCAGGTAGTTCCAGGTGATCCAGGAAACCACGGCATAGACAAACAGGAGCACGATCTTGCTGGCGATCGCCCAGGGAATCCCACGGAGCACCTCCCGCGACACAATGGCGCTTTCCGCCGCGGGGGTGACTTCTTCATCAATACTCATGGGCCAGATACACTTCCTGTTATTACTTCAGGGGAGGCGCTGCCGCCTGCTCGACGGGATTATACGTGCCACGGACCGCCAGAAGCCAACCGGAAGGTGGGATCGGGATATTCAGGCGAGATCGTGACTCCGGGCCGCACCCAGGCTGGGATCGCGCTCCCGGCGCGATACATCGGG encodes:
- a CDS encoding oligosaccharide flippase family protein, whose amino-acid sequence is MSIDEEVTPAAESAIVSREVLRGIPWAIASKIVLLFVYAVVSWITWNYLGQSEYGVLTKCRTLAEVLIVFCGLGLSTSLARFIPELQVQQNKSGLLRLIRTTCGWEAASLVVCGALLFAAKPALDRYFFGVGSGEFTGSTTPLLWAVLLFVAARAFRNYLDVVMTSLYCVAATAVQSAVQGLLLVGLLLVALSPEAYRIAGMALSAQTVALAIISVYGAWWLFRYLGKLDWNGEDDEAIGSRRLFSLGWASLLNQSGQLIMQRYSEVVFLSASAPAAVVGIYDLGVGQTQMFLTLLPFAVHGLFTSAVSESYARDPDCLGRLIRTYYKVLILVLLPMSAFGAFFSPEIFGLFFPSENNQAGQVASWFFVIHLLGFMSVPLSMAIIAKEKVLAMTPLLYMTIVVNLVLDYVLIPKYQILGATAAVVLTFALTIPIRLYVARRIIGGIYFPMSFFLRHSAVLFGGAWGLSLLAPRFDRIFAPWLGAYASLPTIVILGVVFVGLYLLALRYLHLFTHEDAVEFRKMNVARLDKLLNLIAGPQTD